Within the Armatimonadota bacterium genome, the region TCTATCAGGAATAGAACACTCGGTTGCATCGCTGCGTTGAGAGTCGGCATGCCACGCGATCGCGCCACGTGGGTGACCCGGGAAGTGTCCGGTTCTAGACCCACGAACGGTATCGCCATGGTGACACCGCCTTCAGCTTCTCCGCCGGCGCTTCCTCCACCACCACGGACTCGCCGGGAATCCGGCGTGAAAGCACCATGAGAAGGCCCAGCAATAACCAAAAGTGCTGCACACTGTAGAACCAGATCATTCGCGTTCCGAACGCGTTGTTCACCGCAAATGAGATCAGCGCCCCAAACACTCCCACGCCGAGGCCTTGTACAAAGGGCGTCCGTGCACGCTTGATGGCCTTCACGGTCTCTTTGCCCGCGGCGACTAAGAGAATGATGAACAGGCTGATGCCAACGATGCCCTGCTCCGCAGCCACGAGAACGTACTGGCTGTGCGGGTCCTTGAGTTCCTGGCCTCGAGCGGTTTCATTCTGCGCGTATCCGCGCCAACCGACGCCTAAGGGATTGGTGAGCATCAACGACAGGCCGTTCTTCCAGAACTCTTTACGGTTCTCGGCGCTCTTGTCGCCGCTCGTATTCATCCTTTCAACCACCGACGCAGGAAGCACGTAGGGAAGGAGCATGACAACGATCACCGCCGGCACGAGGTATCGCTTATGCTTGTACAAGATGACTGCGAGAACCCCAACCCCCAGAGCGATGTACGATCCTCTGGAATACGTGAAAAACGTCCCCAGCCCCCCCACCACAAAGGCCGCAAGGGCAGGCCAGCGCCAGACGCTCCGCCGCATGGCCAGGAACAAGCCGAGGCCGATCATGCAGTAGGACGACAAATAGGTGCCGATATCGTTCGAGTTGCCCTCCGGGAAGGTACCAGTGAGGGCGTATTTCAGTTTCTCGCTGTATGCCGTGATGTTCTGATCGTGAGTTTGCCACATAACGAAACAGGCTTCGAAGACAACGAGCGCGAGAACGGACCATACCGCCGCGACAGCCAGTTTATCGGAGCGCCAGCGGCGCCGGACAACCCAATACATCACATAGCCGCATGCCATCGCCAGCCATTCACCGGCAGCCTTGGCATCAAGGTTCGGCCAGCGCATGAAAGCCACATACAGCGCCAGCCCGCTCCAGGCGAGATACAGCAGTAGCGGCTTGTCGACGCTGGTAGCCTCGACAGACGCCTCCGAGGTTGAGAATCGCTGCAACCAAGCCCCCACAACCAGGACGATAACAACGAGATTGATGGCCGTCAGGCCTGTGCCTGGCGCCAGGGAACCGATCTTCTGGGTCCATATTTCCAGCGGCGCAAGAATTGTGATGACCAGCAAAGCCCATTCCGACTTGAACACCGCCGCGATCAGCACGAGGATTCCGAGGAAAACCCCTGTTGGGATTAGCCAACCCTCTGATGCCGAAATGGCAATTCCAATGGCCAGTCCCAGCAGTACGGCAACGATCGCGGGTAGATAACCCCGTATGCGCTCTTCCAATAACTGATCACGACGCCATTGGCTTTCGTATTCGTTCATTTGCGGCCCTTCCAGACAGGCAGATACCCAAGCGGAGAAGCAGCCTTTGCCTTCCCGCGAATTATCACCTATGAAATGTTATCGGCGAAACTTCGCCTCACACTGAGCCGGCGACGACCGCGGGTTTGTGACCCGTCACCAAAGCCAGCCAGGCTGTCGGCAATCGATGCTCGCCAAGCCACTTGTGTCCCGATTCCACAACCCATTTTGCGTTGGGATCGAGGGGCGTGGCGATGCGCGCGTAGAGCACGGCCCCGGCGACAACCCGGGCCAGCGTCATCAGGATCCCATGGCCACCGGGGATAACGGCGACAAGCACCGCGATGCCGATGGACAGGACCACGGCGCGCGCGAGCGAAGCCCACTGCCAGTATACGCGGAGGTATCGCGATGCCCCGATCCCGGTTGCCAGCAGTACCAAACCGTAAGTGATGAAAGTCGAGACCCCGCCACCCACATAACCCATCCTCGGGACCAGCACCCAGTTCAGCGCGGCGTTCACGGCGACCGCCGCCACCATGATGCTTGTGAACGCCTTGGTACGTTTCTCCACGAGGAAACCCACGGCCACCATCGGGCAGAACACCGACGTAAGGGCCAGGCCGGCCAGCACCCACGGTATCACCTTCGCCGCGCCGGCGAACGCTTCTCCCGAGATGACCACGACAACAGTTGGCGCCGCAACACAGAACAGCGCCAGGGCGGGAAACACCGCGATGGCGTATCTGGCAGCGGATCTGGACAAGAATTCTGCGGTCCGCGCCGGGCCCTCGGTCTCCCACAAACGGAAGCAGTGCGGCGTGACCACCATTTCGACCGGGAACGCCAGCAATGCCGGCACTATCTCGGCTATTCCATATCCCGCACCATACAACCCGACCGCCGCCCGACCGCTGAAGTGAGCGATGATGAAGTTGTCGCAGTAGGCGACCATCACCGAAGCGACTTCATAGATGATAAGGGGCAATCCATACGATAACGCCATTCTCACCTGCGGCACGCAGAACAAGCGGACGCCCAAGTGATGTGAGCGCCACCAGCCGATAAGATAGTAGAGCGTTACAAACGTCTCTGCCGCGATTCCGGCGATCAGGAACGCCGAAACCGTGTGATAGACAAGCAGGCTGCTGATGCCGCAGATCAGCGAGGCATAGCGCAGGACCACAGAGTACGCCGTGGCTTCCTTGCTCCGCCTCTCCGCGCGCTGCAACGCCGCGAGTACTGAGGTAACCGTTCTCGGCAGCGCCCAGAGACCGGCAAGGACCATATATGGCGAAGTTGCACGCCCGCCCAGCATCAGCGAAAGGATCGTGTCCGCGATCGAATGCTTCGGGACGTGGCCGGACATGTACAACCAGACGGAACCCGTCAGCACCGCGCAGAACACGAAGGCGGACACGGTTGCGGCGATAAGCAGGCTGCTCTGTAGCGTCTGCTCCGCGCGCTCCTCGCCCTCTTTTGGACGGCCGGCAAACCGGATGGAAGCGTGCGAGAGGCCCATCTTGCTCACCGCCGTCAGCAGGATAAGCATCCGCCCCACCAGGTTGACGATGCCGTATGCTTCGGTTCCCAGGCCACGCGTGACGATCGGAAGAGAGATGAATCCGGCCGCCATGATGGCAACCTGACCACCGAAGTAATGGCTGATCTGACGCAGCAACGAAGGCGGAGTGCCCGGTGTATTCGATTGTTCGGTTGTGGTCATCCAGGGGTACCACATGCGCAGGCCAGGCGCAAGAACAGTAAAGAATGGGGACGGGCTCCATCGTGCCCGTCCCCCAAAGAAGTAACCGGGCCGGCAAATGGCGGCTCCGCGGGGGTAACCTCGATATACCTAACTGCCGGAACCGTTGAACATCTCACGAAACGTCTGGACAAGGATTTTGGTGTCCAGAAGCAACGATTGGTTGTACACATACAGCATATCGTAGCGCAGTTTCGTGTGTACGTCCGTCAGATAGTAACCGTGTACCTGCGCGAGGCCGGTGATGCCTGGGCGCACCTTGTGGCGCTCGTCGTAGCCGGTCACTTCCGCCCGGAACTTCTCGACGAAAACCGTCCGCTCGGGTCGCGGCCCCACGACGCTCATATGCCCCAGAAGCACGTTCAGGAACTGCGGAATCTCGTCCACGCGCGTCTTGCGGAGGAGCCTGCCAAACGGCGTAACCCGGGCATCCGCTTTACCGCTGGACAGCACCGGACCCGTGGATGCCTCCGCGTTCGAAACCATCGTGCGGAATTTGAGGCACCGGAACAGCCGCCCGTTCCGGCCAACGCGTTCCTGGGAAATCAGGATCGGCCCCCGTGACGTCAGCTTGATGCCCAGCATCACCAGCAGATCCACCGGCGAAGACACCAGTAGAATCAACAACGACACGAAGATGTCGAAACCGCGCTTGAGGATTCGGCTGGGATAACTCAGTCCGGTTGGAGCGTGCAGGTGGATCAGGGGGACGTCACTGATCGTCTGGAATTCCGGCTTGGCGATCATCGTTTCATAGAGGGTCGGAACGACGTGGACTCGCAGGTGCGAATGGCCGTTCACAAGGCTCTCCGCCACGCGTTGCTGCCACGAAGGAGCGTACGCTACGACGACCTCGTCCACTGAATGCTCATCGACCACGCGGAGCACATCATCATGGCCGCCCAAGATGCTGTCCTTCAGCGACGCCGCCATCGCAGCGTCATCCTCGATGAACCCGACGACGTGGTACCCGGGGCGTCGTTTGAGCTGTTCCGCCAGAATGCGGCCGGTTTCACCTGCGCCCACAATCAGGATCCGTTTCGTGACGGGCACGGCGGTATCGCGCGCCTGGGCAGGCGCCCATTCCGCCGCGTCGAATTCCGCATTGCCGCTCCACGTTTCCACTGATTGCTCCGATTTCTGTCGCTTCATCGCGCGAGGATCCCGTCAATACATGCCGATGAGAGCACAATGAGTGCCAATTGCTGATTCGACGCCTCGTCTACACGAATCCGGCGCCGTCAGTTCCCGCTATGCATGTATGCCGCGAAATCCGCGATCTGCGAACTCCTAACTTGACGTTCTCTCGATGATAGGTCAGGCGGTCGGTATCTGGTGCCGGGCGGGCGCGTAACCCGCCCGGCACCGTATACCCTAGATCTCGTCGTCCGAACCGCGCTTCGGCAGAGCAGGCTTCGCGCTGGCAGCAGCCGCGGTTGACCCGATCTCCGGCCTGGCCGACGTTCCGTAGTAGTGCGCGAAGTAGCGGGCGCTGTCTACCTGCTGCAGCGGCATATCGTTCAGCACAACGCCGACGATGCGCGCCCTGGTCTTGTTGAGCAGGTTCTTGACCTGCATTTCCGATCCGGATGGCGCTTCGTTCGCGCGAACCACAAGCAGCACGCCATCGACCATCGTCGCCAGCGTGGCCGCGTCCGCGAAGACAACCGCGCTCGGGGTGTCAAACAGGACGAAGTCGAAGTCGCGCTGCAGGTCCGCGATGACTTCCTTCATCTTGACGGAGCGCAGCAATTTCCAGGCGTTCTCCGCCTTCGGGCCGCCCGGCATGACGTAGAGGTTCTCGATCTCCGTTCGCTGAAGCACATCGCTCGGCAATTTGCCATTGCTGAGCACGGTGGTGAGCCCCAGGTCGTTGGGTACGTTGAACACGTTATGAAGGCTCGGGCGTCGAAGGTCCGCGTCCACTAGAACAACCGTCTGACCGGCCTGCGCCAGCGTAATCGCCAGGTTGCAGATCGTGCTGGTACCACCCTGCCCGGGTTTGGCCGTGGCCACCATGATTGTCTTGAACGGCTCGTCTCCGGCCGCAGACAAGAGGATGTCCGTACCGAGGAAGCGGTAGGATTCCGCTTGTGGCGAGGAGGGCAGTTTGTGCGTAACCTGCGCCAGCATGCCGCGGTTAGGGCCGTCGAGGCGCGGAACCACGCCATTCACCGGCACGTCGAGCATTCGCTCCACGTCCACTGCGGATTTCACGCTGGTGTCCAGGAAGTCGAGTGCCAGGATCACGCCCGCTGAACCGATCAAACTCAGGAGAATCGCGGCGATGAACATCGTCCAATTACGCTTGACGCTGCCTTCCAACGCGCGGGTCTCCGGGTGTTTGTCGGCGGGATTGCGGCCAGCCCAGAACCGGACTTCCAACGATCCCTGAGCTTTAGTGAGTTCCAACGCCTCTTCTGACGCTTTCAGCTTCTTGCCGACTTCCTGAAGCCGTTCGGCCGCGGAACTGGCCTGGCCGGCAAGCGTAATCGACTGTTTGTATGTGTCGGGCAGGTCGGCGATCAGCTTCGCCCGATCCGCCATCACGGTGTTCAGGCGAGCGAGGCGGGCGGACAGTCCGTCGCGGCTCTGTTTCAATTTTGCAATCTCACGGTCGAGCGTCAGGTATTCGTCGTTCTCAGTGTATGTTGTCGTCGTTACAAGTGAGCCCTCGACCTTCTTCAGCCGATTCTGAAGGGCTTTCAGCTGGTCACGCATCCGCACCATCTCGGGATTCCGATCCGTCCAGACGGCGGATTTTTCGGCAATCGACGCATTTAGAGTGCTGATCTTGTCGCGAAGCGAACTGATCTCGCCACTGTCAGCCTGAGCCGGGTGCTTCAGCATCCTCGGAAGTGATACCAGGCGCGCTTGCTTGGCCTTGATCTGAGCGTCCAGGTCCCCAAGGCTCACGTTCATCGAGTCCACGTCCTGGCGGGTCGTGTCCTTGTTCTTGATTGCGAGACTAACCTGATCAGGCAGGAAAATGTCCTTGTGGGTGCGGCGGAAGTTGTCCAATGCGGACTGCGCCGCGCTCATCTGCCGGGCAGCCTGATTCTGCTGGGCGGTGAAGTAGTTCACCGCCGATTGTGCCGTGGTAAGGTTGCGGTCGTCGTACGCCGATTTGTAAGCAGCTGTAAGCGCGCTGGCCAAGACTTCCGCCTTCACCGGCACCCTATCCCGCACGGACAACACAATGTCGCGTGAGTTCAAGGGAGTGACTTCGATGTTATTGATCAGATCAACATAAGTTTCATTGATACGCGCCGGAGAGATGAAGTCTTCGGAAATGGCGTTGTCCTTTTCCTCGACGACGGCCAGCAGATAGATGAAGTCAGTCCATGCAGATTTCGGGATCCCACTCCCGGCGAGGTCCTTAGGAATCTTGTGCGGCAAACCATCGTTCGGAGGGTCCAGTTTATACTTGATGCTGGCGTAGTTGGGCCTGGCCCCCTGTTCGTAAAGGGCTTCGGGCTTACCGGGGACCGAACTTCCTTTCAGGGACTCTTCCAGCCCCTGCTTCAATAGTCGCGCGTTCGCGAGGTAGAGGACAGCGTTGTATACGTTGTCCGGCGCCTTCACTTGCTCGTAAATCCGCTTCGCCTCTTCCATCTTGGCGTCTTCGGTCAGAACCGGAAGGTTCTTCGGGTCGTTCCCGGCGTTGATTGCGGCCCGCATCGCCTCTGCCGTTGGGCCGAAGCTCGTCTGGGCGTCGTATTTTCGGGCGAGGGACAGAATGCCGAGGCCAACCACGGTGGTTGTCAGCAGCACCACGCCCAGAATCAGCCACCTGCGAGCGACCAGTACTCGGTATGCTCTCCAGAAATCCATTGTTATCGTCTCCTTGCGGCGCCCAGTGCCCGCCAGAGCAGGGCAGAAAATAATGCCACCGCGAATCAGAGTGTGTACCGTCTACCCGATACGTTTCTTCAGTTCCGGGTAGATGCGAGTGATGAAATCCTTGGCCCGGGCGAGCGCCACGTCTTCCGTGGAAACGACCGGAATGATTACTCTCACCAGCGCGCCGGTCCGGCGCTTTTGCTGGAAATGGGCCATCAACAGGTTCCAGTTATGCTTCATCAAACTTGGTGTCGCGTTGTCGCCCTGCACGAAGCAGTACAAGACCACTTGCTTATAGTCATGCCCGTCTATGACACGCTGTATCAGGAACCGGTTCATCTCGATAGGCAGTCCGCCCTCCGCAACCGGTTCGTCCGATTTCTCCATAATCTGCCAGCCGCCGCCGGGCAGACAGAACCCCGGCGAATGGAACGACTGCTTCAGATGTCCGTACACCACCAGAAAACTCAGCGGCCACCCGATGGGGTCGCGGTATTCGCGAAAAACGTAGTCGTCCGGCTTCAGCAGATCCAATGACAACTTGTCCAGGTCCTCGTTCTGCTTGCACGTCCACTCGCCGACTGCCAGGGGCAGTTGTGTCAGCCCCACGTTGTGCGAGTAAGCATCCGGGACCTTCATACTATCCGCCATCCGTACCAGCGGGGCAGTAAGCAAGAACAGGGCCAGGACGACAATCCAGCGAAGAAGACCGATGGGCGGCGACTTAGTCTCAACTGCGGGCGCGATAGCGGTTTCAGAACGCATCGTCGTTCTCCTTCGGCATCGTCGCCACGGGGGCGCCGGGCGCTCCGGCTGTCGCGACGGCTGGAGAGCGCATCAGCGCGTTTCGCAGCGCGATCAGCAGCAGAGTGTTGATGAAGAAGAGCACCGGCGCCGACCAATCGTGAAACGCCTTGGCCGCCAGTTGAGGATCGATCCAGTTGCCCACGCACAGAATCAGGAACACGCGAAACACGTTGGCGATAAACGCCATCGGGATGCCCAGAAGGAAGAGCAGCCAGCGCTTCCACAGCGAGATTGGCGTGAAGTAGGCGAACCCGGCCGCGAGGCACAACAGCGCGACCAGCGAATGCATCCCGCTGCAGGCGACCGCAACCTCGAACGTCGCTTTGGGCGCTGTGCGGGCGGCATTCAAAATGGTGAGGTTGTTCCCGTCACGCACGATCGGGATGCCCACGATCGACGCCAGTATCGCCGAATAGGTGCTGGTACCCAACTGCATGGGAACGCTGATTTGTTCGACCAGAAGATCCGGCCACGGGACCATGAACCAGAGAAAGCCGTACGGGAAGAGAAGCCGTTTGAACAGTTGCCAACCGCAGAAGTAGACCAGCATCCCGCCAAGCACAACCACGAACGCGACAAACGGCAGGAACAGCACGTCGGCCCACGCACCCGCGAGCAGTATCAGGAGTCCCGCGACAATACCCAGCAGGCCGGTCCAAGCCGGCGCTATCAGCGTGTTCATCCAGCGGTCGCGCGAGAACCAGGCGATGCCGATCGCCGCAGGGGCAACGATCCAGCCGTGCGAGAACGTGGGGTCGGTGTTCCATCGGTCCGCCATATTCGCGATGGCGTCCTTGAACAGGTACAGAAAAGCCAGACCGACGAGGACCGCCGGCGCATAGGCGCGTGCCAGAGACGAGACGTCTGCCTGCCTGCCCGGATATGTGTTTGTTGGGTTATCAGCCATGGAATATTCGGACGATCAGAGTTTCACGACGCGGCCGGCAAGGTGTTCGATGCCCTTGGTCGCGTTCCTGGTATCGACGAAGAGGCGGCAATTCGGTAGGATTTTGTCCCAGTCGTACGCGCAATGATCGGTAATCAGCAGCACCGCGTCGTTCGCCGCGATCGTTTCCGGGTCCAGGTCGACGCTCTCCGCCGACCACTTGTCCAGCTTCATCTCGGGGACAAACGGGTCGTTATAGGACACGACGGCGCCCTTTGCGCGAAGGGATTGGATGATCTCGATCGCGGGGCTCTCGCGCATATCCCCCACGTTTTTCTTGTAGGCGATGCCCAATACCAGGATGCGGCTGCCCTTGAGGGGCTTGCCGTCTTCGTTCAGCCCATCGGAGACCAGTCGGACCACGTGTTCCGGCATCCCACCGTTCACTTCTCCGGCCAGCGCGATGAACTTGGCCTCGAAGCCGTTGAGCCGTGCTTTCCAG harbors:
- a CDS encoding sugar transferase; protein product: MKRQKSEQSVETWSGNAEFDAAEWAPAQARDTAVPVTKRILIVGAGETGRILAEQLKRRPGYHVVGFIEDDAAMAASLKDSILGGHDDVLRVVDEHSVDEVVVAYAPSWQQRVAESLVNGHSHLRVHVVPTLYETMIAKPEFQTISDVPLIHLHAPTGLSYPSRILKRGFDIFVSLLILLVSSPVDLLVMLGIKLTSRGPILISQERVGRNGRLFRCLKFRTMVSNAEASTGPVLSSGKADARVTPFGRLLRKTRVDEIPQFLNVLLGHMSVVGPRPERTVFVEKFRAEVTGYDERHKVRPGITGLAQVHGYYLTDVHTKLRYDMLYVYNQSLLLDTKILVQTFREMFNGSGS
- a CDS encoding EpsI family protein, producing MRSETAIAPAVETKSPPIGLLRWIVVLALFLLTAPLVRMADSMKVPDAYSHNVGLTQLPLAVGEWTCKQNEDLDKLSLDLLKPDDYVFREYRDPIGWPLSFLVVYGHLKQSFHSPGFCLPGGGWQIMEKSDEPVAEGGLPIEMNRFLIQRVIDGHDYKQVVLYCFVQGDNATPSLMKHNWNLLMAHFQQKRRTGALVRVIIPVVSTEDVALARAKDFITRIYPELKKRIG
- a CDS encoding exosortase/archaeosortase family protein, which codes for MADNPTNTYPGRQADVSSLARAYAPAVLVGLAFLYLFKDAIANMADRWNTDPTFSHGWIVAPAAIGIAWFSRDRWMNTLIAPAWTGLLGIVAGLLILLAGAWADVLFLPFVAFVVVLGGMLVYFCGWQLFKRLLFPYGFLWFMVPWPDLLVEQISVPMQLGTSTYSAILASIVGIPIVRDGNNLTILNAARTAPKATFEVAVACSGMHSLVALLCLAAGFAYFTPISLWKRWLLFLLGIPMAFIANVFRVFLILCVGNWIDPQLAAKAFHDWSAPVLFFINTLLLIALRNALMRSPAVATAGAPGAPVATMPKENDDAF
- a CDS encoding polysaccharide biosynthesis tyrosine autokinase encodes the protein MDFWRAYRVLVARRWLILGVVLLTTTVVGLGILSLARKYDAQTSFGPTAEAMRAAINAGNDPKNLPVLTEDAKMEEAKRIYEQVKAPDNVYNAVLYLANARLLKQGLEESLKGSSVPGKPEALYEQGARPNYASIKYKLDPPNDGLPHKIPKDLAGSGIPKSAWTDFIYLLAVVEEKDNAISEDFISPARINETYVDLINNIEVTPLNSRDIVLSVRDRVPVKAEVLASALTAAYKSAYDDRNLTTAQSAVNYFTAQQNQAARQMSAAQSALDNFRRTHKDIFLPDQVSLAIKNKDTTRQDVDSMNVSLGDLDAQIKAKQARLVSLPRMLKHPAQADSGEISSLRDKISTLNASIAEKSAVWTDRNPEMVRMRDQLKALQNRLKKVEGSLVTTTTYTENDEYLTLDREIAKLKQSRDGLSARLARLNTVMADRAKLIADLPDTYKQSITLAGQASSAAERLQEVGKKLKASEEALELTKAQGSLEVRFWAGRNPADKHPETRALEGSVKRNWTMFIAAILLSLIGSAGVILALDFLDTSVKSAVDVERMLDVPVNGVVPRLDGPNRGMLAQVTHKLPSSPQAESYRFLGTDILLSAAGDEPFKTIMVATAKPGQGGTSTICNLAITLAQAGQTVVLVDADLRRPSLHNVFNVPNDLGLTTVLSNGKLPSDVLQRTEIENLYVMPGGPKAENAWKLLRSVKMKEVIADLQRDFDFVLFDTPSAVVFADAATLATMVDGVLLVVRANEAPSGSEMQVKNLLNKTRARIVGVVLNDMPLQQVDSARYFAHYYGTSARPEIGSTAAAASAKPALPKRGSDDEI
- a CDS encoding O-antigen ligase family protein; protein product: MNEYESQWRRDQLLEERIRGYLPAIVAVLLGLAIGIAISASEGWLIPTGVFLGILVLIAAVFKSEWALLVITILAPLEIWTQKIGSLAPGTGLTAINLVVIVLVVGAWLQRFSTSEASVEATSVDKPLLLYLAWSGLALYVAFMRWPNLDAKAAGEWLAMACGYVMYWVVRRRWRSDKLAVAAVWSVLALVVFEACFVMWQTHDQNITAYSEKLKYALTGTFPEGNSNDIGTYLSSYCMIGLGLFLAMRRSVWRWPALAAFVVGGLGTFFTYSRGSYIALGVGVLAVILYKHKRYLVPAVIVVMLLPYVLPASVVERMNTSGDKSAENRKEFWKNGLSLMLTNPLGVGWRGYAQNETARGQELKDPHSQYVLVAAEQGIVGISLFIILLVAAGKETVKAIKRARTPFVQGLGVGVFGALISFAVNNAFGTRMIWFYSVQHFWLLLGLLMVLSRRIPGESVVVEEAPAEKLKAVSPWRYRSWV
- a CDS encoding oligosaccharide flippase family protein, which produces MTTTEQSNTPGTPPSLLRQISHYFGGQVAIMAAGFISLPIVTRGLGTEAYGIVNLVGRMLILLTAVSKMGLSHASIRFAGRPKEGEERAEQTLQSSLLIAATVSAFVFCAVLTGSVWLYMSGHVPKHSIADTILSLMLGGRATSPYMVLAGLWALPRTVTSVLAALQRAERRSKEATAYSVVLRYASLICGISSLLVYHTVSAFLIAGIAAETFVTLYYLIGWWRSHHLGVRLFCVPQVRMALSYGLPLIIYEVASVMVAYCDNFIIAHFSGRAAVGLYGAGYGIAEIVPALLAFPVEMVVTPHCFRLWETEGPARTAEFLSRSAARYAIAVFPALALFCVAAPTVVVVISGEAFAGAAKVIPWVLAGLALTSVFCPMVAVGFLVEKRTKAFTSIMVAAVAVNAALNWVLVPRMGYVGGGVSTFITYGLVLLATGIGASRYLRVYWQWASLARAVVLSIGIAVLVAVIPGGHGILMTLARVVAGAVLYARIATPLDPNAKWVVESGHKWLGEHRLPTAWLALVTGHKPAVVAGSV